From one Candidatus Methylomirabilis tolerans genomic stretch:
- a CDS encoding DNRLRE domain-containing protein: protein MQSGLFRRRILLALVLLPLLGGCSSYVFGPKKVGSSSHLEFQDEGKDKLVGDATMALYKEGTIGVLVGWEHSFQAGNDSKDQIYNRIYRGAVRFDVDPLVAPPAKTVTKAILSYTVQNGAKSSSKGSPESCATKLLLATEGWLGAPETDITKAPDTIPGDLYKDGLPEKPVGSIIRIDVTDAVKAWTTGAKPNYGFVFAGSTEEKGLIKDNDKCWTLLGGFSLRVNYSKL, encoded by the coding sequence ATGCAAAGCGGACTATTCCGGCGACGGATATTGTTGGCGCTAGTTCTTTTGCCACTCCTCGGCGGTTGCAGCTCCTATGTTTTCGGGCCGAAAAAAGTTGGAAGCTCCAGTCATCTTGAATTCCAAGACGAAGGGAAAGACAAATTGGTGGGAGATGCTACTATGGCCCTTTATAAAGAGGGAACGATTGGTGTTCTGGTGGGCTGGGAACACTCTTTTCAAGCGGGTAACGATTCGAAGGATCAAATATATAATCGCATCTACCGAGGCGCCGTAAGATTCGATGTAGATCCGCTCGTCGCGCCTCCCGCAAAGACGGTCACCAAAGCTATCTTGAGCTATACGGTTCAGAATGGTGCGAAATCATCAAGCAAAGGATCCCCGGAATCATGTGCGACGAAGCTCTTACTCGCAACAGAGGGTTGGCTCGGCGCACCAGAGACGGATATTACGAAGGCGCCGGATACCATTCCTGGTGACCTCTACAAGGACGGTCTCCCTGAGAAGCCTGTTGGTTCTATCATCAGGATCGATGTGACCGATGCGGTAAAAGCGTGGACGACTGGGGCAAAGCCGAATTATGGCTTCGTATTCGCTGGCTCTACGGAAGAAAAAGGCCTGATTAAAGATAACGATAAGTGTTGGACTC